A genomic window from Vigna radiata var. radiata cultivar VC1973A chromosome 2, Vradiata_ver6, whole genome shotgun sequence includes:
- the LOC106756343 gene encoding apoptosis-inducing factor homolog A, whose product MEKDGKRVVILGGGVAGSVVARSLQFHARVTLVDSKEYFEIPWANLRSMVEPSFAERTLINHRDYLTNADIVTSEAVDITETEVLTADGRRIGYDYLVIATGRADSVPKTRSERLNQFNEENRKIKSARTILIIGGGPTGVELAGEIAVDFPDKKVILVHKGSRLLEFIGAKAGHKALKWLKSKNVVVKLDQRVNLNGFTDGQKIYRTSIGETIEADCHFLCMGKPLSTAWLKETVLENDLDSQGRIKVDEKLRVNGRGNIFAIGDITNIPEIKQGFLAQQQAEVVVNNLKVIIHGARECRMETYKPHSAIAIVSLGRKEAVAQLPFWTITGRIPGFIKSGDLFVGRTRRQMGLSYDIVKA is encoded by the exons ATGGAAAAAGACGGGAAGAGAGTGGTGATTCTTGGAGGTGGCGTTGCAGGATCCGTCGTCGCTAGATCTCTTCAATTCCATGCCCGTGTCACCCTCGTTGATTc GAAGGAATATTTTGAGATTCCATGGGCAAATTTGAGGTCAATGGTTGAGCCATCTTTTGCAGAGAGAACGTTGATCAATCACAGAGATTACCTTACCAATGCCGATATCGTTACGTCCGAAGCCGTCGATATTACAGAAACTGAAGTGTTGACTGCAGATGGCCGTCGAATTGGCTATGATTATCTTGTTATTGCCACTGGTCGTGCAGATTCTGTCCCCAAAACTAGGAGTGAAAGACTTAATCAGTTCAATGAAG AGAATCGAAAGATAAAATCTGCTCGTACCATTCTGATTATTGGAGGAGGTCCCACTGGTGTGGAACTTGCCGGAGAGATAGCTGTTGATTTTCCAGATAAGAAGGTTATACTAGTACACAAAGGGTCGAGGCTGCTGGAGTTTATAGGGGCAAAAGCTGGGCATAAGGCTTTAAAATGGTTGAAATCAAAGAATGTTGTGGTGAAACTAGACCAAAGAGTTAACTTGAATGGATTCACAGATGGACAAAAGATATATCGAACTTCAATTGGAGAGACAATTGAGGCAGATTGTCATTTTTTATGCATGGGAAAACCACTTTCTACTGCATGGCTGAAGGAAACtgtgttggagaatgatttggATTCTCAGGGAAGGATCAAGGTAGATGAAAAATTAAGAGTCAATGGACGGGGCAACATTTTTGCAATAGGAGATATTACAAATATTCCA GAAATCAAGCAAGGGTTTTTGGCACAGCAACAGGCTGAAGTGGTTGTGAACAACCTGAAGGTGATAATACACGGTGCAAGAGAATGTAGGATGGAAACTTACAAGCCACATTCAGCAATTGCAATAGTTTCACTTGGGAGGAAAGAAGCAGTGGCACAGTTACCATTCTGGACAATCACTGGAAGAATTCCAGGATTCATAAAGTCTGGAGATTTGTTTGT
- the LOC106755751 gene encoding apoptosis-inducing factor homolog A produces the protein MENHGGKKRVVVVGGGIAGSLVAKSLQFTAHVTLIDPKEYFEITWASLRSMVEPSFAERSVINHKDYLVHGNIITSSAVNVTETDVITADGHKIAFDYLVIATGHADDVPKSRRDRLHQFVEDNERIRSARSIMIVGGGPTGVELAAEIAVDFPHKKITIVHKGPRLLDFVGTKAADKTLKWLESRNIVVKLEQSIDLKELSYENKTYRTSNGETFEADCYFLCLGKPLASAWLEDTMLKHDMNEEGRIKVDEKLRVIGRRNIFAIGDITDVPEIKQGFAAQQHAEVVVKNLKVMIDGGRDCSQCRMENYKPQMPMAIVSLGRKDAVAQLPLMTVIGRVPGYIKSGDLFVGRTRRQMGLDPHTVHA, from the exons ATGGAAAATCATGGTGGGAAGAAGAGAGTGGTGGTCGTAGGAGGGGGTATTGCGGGTTCTCTCGTCGCTAAATCTCTCCAATTCACTGCCCATGTTACCCTCATTGATCC GAAGGAATATTTTGAGATTACATGGGCAAGTTTGAGATCAATGGTTGAGCCTTCTTTTGCAGAGAGATCCGTGATCAATCATAAAGATTACCTTGTCCATGGCAATATCATTACGTCCAGTGCCGTCAATGTTACAGAAACTGATGTGATCACAGCCGATGGCCATAAAATTGCCTTTGACTATCTTGTTATTGCCACTGGCCATGCAGATGACGTCCCCAAAAGTAGGAGGGACAGACTTCATCAGTTCGTAGAAG ACAATGAAAGGATAAGATCTGCTCGTTCCATTATGATTGTTGGAGGAGGTCCTACTGGTGTGGAACTTGCTGCAGAGATAGCTGTTGATTTTCCACATAAGAAGATCACGATAGTGCACAAAGGACCTAGGCTACTGGATTTCGTAGGGACAAAAGCTGCGGATAAGACTCTAAAATGGTTGGAATCAAGGAATATAGTGGTGAAACTAGAGCAATCAATTGACTTGAAGGAATTATCATATGAAAACAAGACATATCGAACTTCAAATGGAGAGACCTTTGAGGCAGATTGTTATTTCTTATGTTTAGGGAAACCACTTGCATCAGCATGGCTTGAGGACACTATGTTGAAGCATGACATGAATGAGGAAGGAAGGATTAAGGTAGATGAAAAGTTGAGAGTCATTGGTAGGAGAAACATTTTTGCAATTGGAGACATTACAGATGTTCCA GAAATCAAGCAAGGATTTGCAGCACAACAGCATGCAGAAGTGGTTGTGAAGAACTTGAAGGTGATGATAGATGGAGGAAGAGATTGTAGTCAATGTAGGATGGAAAATTACAAGCCACAGATGCCAATGGCAATCGTTTCACTTGGGAGGAAAGATGCTGTGGCACAACTACCATTAATGACAGTCATTGGAAGAGTTCCTGGGTACATCAAATCTGGAGATTTATTTGTTGGTAGAACAAGGAGACAAATGGGACTAGATCCTCATACTGTGCATGCTTGA